Proteins encoded within one genomic window of Entelurus aequoreus isolate RoL-2023_Sb linkage group LG26, RoL_Eaeq_v1.1, whole genome shotgun sequence:
- the LOC133643226 gene encoding transcription factor 15-like, with translation MAFTVLRPMSAHPFSLSVDLTLTSDSEGENEVYACFGAPDAVIPQRNAANARERHRTQNVNTAFSALRTLIPTEPVDRKLSKIETLRLACSYISHLANVLLLQGEGADRVSPCVSAIYRDVRGKPRSICTFCLSQQRRGLKDRRDSVKMHGGSARKLSLR, from the exons ATGGCTTTCACGGTGTTGAGGCCGATGTCCGCCCATCCCTTCTCGCTGTCGGTGGACCTGACCCTGACGTCGGACTCGGAGGGCGAGAACGAGGTCTACGCCTGCTTCGGAGCCCCGGACGCCGTCATCCCGCAGCGGAACGCCGCCAACGCCAGAGAGCGGCACCGGACGCAGAACGTCAACACGGCGTTCAGCGCGCTGCGGACGCTCATTCCCACGGAGCCCGTGGACAGAAAACTGTCCAAGATCGAGACGCTGCGGCTGGCGTGCAGTTACATCTCGCACCTGGCCAACGTGCTGCTGCTGCAGGGCGAGGGCGCGGACCGCGTCTCGCCGTGCGTGAGCGCGATCTACCGGGACGTGAGAGGCAAGCCCCGCAGCATCTGCACCTTCTGTCTCAGCCAGCAGCGGAGAGGG CTGAAAGATAGACGAGATAGTGTGAAAATGCACGGAGGATCGGCGAGGAAACTCAGTTTGCGATAA